The following coding sequences are from one Carassius auratus strain Wakin chromosome 47, ASM336829v1, whole genome shotgun sequence window:
- the mfsd6a gene encoding major facilitator superfamily domain-containing protein 6-A has protein sequence MADDRVAILTDDEEELKRRHLERFDRLSLEIQSDQPSQSSVDNVPDDTVPTPSTQHDMSCCERLFLRVNRHLLVSKVFYLFFYAAYGSLHPLLALYYKQLGMNPTQSGLLVGIRYFIEFCSAPFWGIVADRFKKGKAVLLFSMLCWVLFNSGIGIVQPADMKCKEENLLTTTAMVPTVHTTTSNETFYLNTSSIPTSNHMRRRRDLIRLEPEWRTILSSIQSSGYNSEHRFKRDSNSSFTVAPDEFANTTQSDQTTTTRPEPSSFDSTSAPNTTSSSTIQSTATKPNQPPEYNKDQVHAIFLLILLVVIIGEFFSAPAITIVDTVTLQYLGAHRDRYGLQRMWGSLGWGIAMLCVGIWIDHTSTNLVIGNNECFMENYKNYHTAFIVFGVLMGIALIVATQFKFDVQHQNTIEGNEVGNQQQNTQPSGSHGMESSETPTIVQVEEFHFWDLMRLLCGVQYSTVLFVAWFMGFGYGFVFTFLYWHLQDLTGTTTLFGVCSVLSHVSELAAYFTSHKFIELVGHIRVLYIGLACNTARYLYISYLKNAWTVLPMEVLQGITHASVWAACISYLSAAVPPPLRTSAQGILQGLHLGLGRGCGAMAGGVFVNYFGAAETFRGIGMTSLVILLIFSLIMCITGQNEKKEDKMLAENIPIASSPVPIATIDLVQNTTDAPAPARHEPKLPARKTRHQEEQEDLNKPAWVPSGSPWVTVALLFYQIREMVIIAKTHVEIQRLQGTDEVPSDSREGDQSPPIFGDAARQKSPPSGLQSQEDPGAPSPTAQLEFPTQDPQPVLHLNS, from the exons ATGGCTGACGACCGTGTAGCCAtcttaactgatgatgaagaggagCTGAAGAGGAGACACCTCGAGCGTTTCGACCGTCTGTCACTTGAGATTCAATCAGATCAACCTTCGCAATCATCTGTGGACAATGTACCCGACGACACAGTACCAACTCCATCTACTCAACACGACATGAGCTGCTGTGAACGATTGTTCCTACGGGTCAACCGCCACTTGCTTGTGtcaaaagtgttttatttgttcttttatgCTGCATATGGGTCGCTCCATCCACTTCTTGCTTTGTACTACAAGCAGCTGGGTATGAATCCCACCCAAAGTGGTCTCCTAGTGGGAATTCGTTATTTCATTGAGTTCTGCAGCGCTCCTTTTTGGGGCATCGTCGCAGATCGTTTCAAGAAAGGTAAAGCAGTCTTATTGTTCTCAATGTTATGCTGGGTCCTCTTCAATTCTGGGATTGGCATTGTGCAGCCAGCGGACATGAAGTGTAAAGAGGAGAACCTCCTGACGACCACAGCTATGGTACCGACTGTCCACACTACCACATCTAACGAGACATTCTACCTCAACACCAGTTCCATCCCGACCTCAAATCATATGAGACGCCGCAGGGATCTGATTAGACTCGAACCAGAATGGCGAACCATTCTTTCCTCCATTCAGTCTTCAGGCTACAACTCTGAACACAGATTCAAACGGGATTCCAACTCCAGTTTCACAGTGGCACCTGATGAATTCGCTAACACAACCCAATCTGACCAAACCACCACCACAAGGCCCGAGCCAAGCTCCTTCGACTCAACATCAGCCCCAAACACCACGTCTAGCAGCACTATTCAAAGTACTGCAACCAAACCGAACCAACCTCCTGAATACAACAAGGACCAGGTTCATGCCATTTTTCTGCTGATTCTGCTCGTCGTCATCATCGGCGAGTTTTTCAGCGCTCCTGCCATTACCATTGTGGATACA gTGACGCTACAATATCTGGGTGCACACCGTGACCGCTATGGTCTCCAGCGCATGTGGGGATCTCTAGGCTGGGGTATAGCCATGCTCTGTGTCGGCATCTGGATCGATCACACTAGCACTAACCTTGTCATCGGCAACAATGAATGCTTCATGGAAAATTACAAGAACTACCACACTGCCTTCATTGTGTTTGGCGTATTAATGGGAATAGCTTTGATCGTCGCCACCCAGTTTAAGTTCGACGTTCAGCACCAAAACACGATTGAAGGAAACGAGGTTGGCAACCAGCAGCAAAACACCCAACCTAGCGGTTCCCATGGAATGGAGAGCTCCGAGACCCCAACAATTGTCCAAGTCGAGGAGTTCCACTTCTGGGACTTGATGCGACTGCTGTGTGGCGTACAGTACAGCACTGTGTTATTCGTGGCCTGGTTCATGGGCTTCGGCTATGGGTTTGTGTTCACTTTCCTTTACTGGCATTTACAGGATCTGACAGGAACCACAACGCTGTTTGGTGTCTGCTCTGTCCTGAGTCACGTGTCAGAGCTTGCTGCCTATTTTACCAGCCATAAATTCATCGAACTGGTGGGACACATCAG AGTTTTGTACATCGGCCTGGCCTGCAACACAGCACGCTACCTCTATATCTCGTATCTGAAGAATGCCTGGACCGTGCTGCCCATGGAAGTGCTGCAAG GCATAACGCATGCGTCCGTGTGGGCGGCGTGTATCTCATATTTGAGCGCGGCTGTACCTCCGCCGCTACGGACATCCGCTCAGGGCATCCTGCAGGGTCTCCACCTCGGGCTGGGCAGGGGCTGTGGGGCGATGGCCGGCGGGGTATTTGTCAACTATTTTG GTGCTGCCGAAACATTCAGGGGAATAGGAATGACCTCACTTGTTATTTTGCTCATCTTTTCTTTAATTATGTGCATCACTGGCCAGAATGAGAAAAAAG AGGACAAGATGCTAGCAGAGAACATTCCTATCGCGTCCAGTCCTGTTCCCATTGCTACTATTGACCTGGTTCAGAACACAACAGACGCGCCTGCACCCGCTCGACACGAACCCAAACTTCCGGCTCGGAAAACACGGCACCAGGAAGAGCAGGAGGATCTGAACAAACCAGCTTGGGTTCCCTCCGGCTCTCCGTGGGTTACAGTCGCTCTCCTCTTCTACCAAATCAGAGAGATGGTCATCATAGCAAAGACCCATGTTGAGATCCAGCGCCTTCAG GGCACAGATGAGGTCCCCTCAGACTCTCGAGAAGGCGACCAATCACCTCCCATCTTTGGCGATGCTGCACGGCAAAAGAGCCCTCCCAGCGGGCTCCAGTCCCAGGAGGACCCCGGGGCCCCAAGCCCCACCGCACAGCTGGAATTCCCAACACAGGACCCACAGCCTGTATTACATCTGAACAGCTGA
- the LOC113064593 gene encoding chondroadherin-like protein: MTDTKLRTSRMHLLFVLPLVLEVQSISMIHNFTYDCTCHLELKIANCTSSNFTHVPTTLPPFTEQLDLSLNHLSAIHPQAFHSVRRLRVLLLNDNMIAMLADGVFSLLEGLLRLDLSRNRISFLGEGFSRGLGSLRDLSLAENRLASLDSSCFVHFDALQRLNLSHNAIETIKTRAFGSMSTLRQLQLNSNNLTVLKNGIFSMLRNLEVVNLHHNQIHYLDVGVLSPLTSLALLDLTNNNLSTIQFKTFLSLNTYSTHIMLQGNPWDCDCDLQRVFQKLCNVKRLFLDDYDNLTCVNLDESDRNYTMKEEFCTAEMVTVLVITMTVVITVVAAIVMAEKKRKKKNKEKHWTEVGELACASQD, translated from the exons Atgacagacaccaaactcag AACCTCCAGGATGCATCTGTTGTTCGTGCTTCCCTTGGTGCTCGAGGTCCAGTCCATTTCCATGATCCACAACTTCACCTACGACTGCACCTGCCACCTGGAGCTCAAAATCGCCAACTGCACCAGCAGCAACTTCACCCACGTGCCCACCACGCTTCCACCCTTCACCGAACAACTGGACCTGTCCCTCAACCACCTGAGTGCCATCCATCCTCAAGCCTTCCACAGCGTACGAAGACTTCGCGTCCTGCTCCTGAACGACAACATGATCGCCATGCTAGCCGACGGAGTGTTCTCTCTTCTAGAAGGACTGCTGAGGTTGGACCTGAGCCGAAACCGAATCTCATTCCTGGGTGAAGGATTTTCACGGGGTCTCGGTTCCCTTCGAGATCTGTCACTGGCTGAGAACCGATTGGCCAGCTTGGACAGCAGTTGTTTCGTCCACTTTGACGCCCTCCAAAGACTCAACCTCAGCCATAATGCTATAGAGACCATCAAGACGAGGGCGTTTGGGTCCATGAGTACCCTACGCCAGCTCCAACTCAACTCGAACAATTTAACGGTTCTCAAAAATGGCATCTTTTCCATGTTACGAAACCTCGAAGTCGTGAATTTACATCACAACCAGATACACTACTTGGACGTCGGCGTGCTTTCGCCATTGACCAGTCTCGCTCTACTGGACCTCACCAACAACAACCTCTCCACGATTCAGTTCAAGACCTTCCTGAGTCTCAACACGTACAGCACTCACATAATGCTCCAAGGAAACCCGTGGGATTGCGACTGCGATCTGCAGCGAGTCTTCCAGAAGCTCTGTAACGTCAAGCGGCTGTTCCTGGATGACTACGACAACCTCACCTGCGTGAATTTGGACGAAAGTGACAGAAACTACACGATGAAAGAGGAGTTCTGCACTGCAGAGATGGTTACTGTCCTGGTCATCACCATGACGGTGGTCATCACTGTTGTGGCTGCCATCGTCATGGCGgagaagaaaaggaagaaaaagaacAAAGAGAAGCATTGGACGGAAGTTGGCGAGTTGGCGTGTGCATCGCAAGACTGA